From a region of the Pontixanthobacter gangjinensis genome:
- the tpiA gene encoding triose-phosphate isomerase, with protein sequence MAERPYIVGNWKMNGTRSMLAEARAIDRSSQRLMKVEVALAPPFTLLHAVHREVEQIGVGAQDCHPGADGAHTGDISASMVSDAGAKFVILGHSERRQDHGETNTLIREKAEAALSAGMRVIMCCGETEAVRDEGKAESFVSRQLKASLPERIESVTDSLTIAYEPIWAIGTGRTPTVEDIEAMHRTIRTLLVDLFGAEEAEEVRILYGGSVNAENAKELLSADEVGGALVGGASLTAESFLGIVIAAAEAQEQ encoded by the coding sequence ATGGCCGAGCGGCCCTATATTGTTGGCAATTGGAAAATGAACGGTACCCGGTCGATGCTCGCAGAAGCGCGCGCGATTGACCGTTCGTCACAGCGTTTGATGAAGGTGGAGGTTGCCTTGGCGCCACCCTTCACATTGCTTCATGCGGTCCACCGCGAGGTTGAACAAATCGGCGTCGGTGCGCAAGACTGCCACCCGGGCGCAGATGGAGCGCATACAGGCGATATCTCTGCTTCGATGGTATCCGATGCTGGCGCCAAATTTGTGATATTGGGACACAGCGAACGGCGCCAAGATCATGGAGAAACTAACACCCTGATTCGCGAGAAGGCGGAAGCGGCTTTGTCCGCAGGAATGCGGGTCATCATGTGCTGCGGTGAAACCGAAGCGGTCCGTGACGAAGGTAAAGCAGAAAGCTTTGTTTCGCGTCAGTTGAAGGCTTCGCTTCCAGAAAGAATCGAAAGCGTGACCGATTCTTTGACCATCGCTTATGAACCGATTTGGGCAATCGGCACAGGACGAACCCCCACGGTAGAGGACATCGAAGCAATGCACCGGACTATCCGGACATTGTTGGTTGACCTATTTGGCGCTGAAGAAGCCGAAGAAGTGCGTATTTTATACGGGGGCTCTGTAAATGCCGAAAATGCCAAGGAATTACTATCAGCCGATGAAGTTGGTGGCGCCTTGGTTGGCGGTGCGAGCCTGACTGCGGAGAGCTTCTTGGGAATTGTTATCGCGGCTGCGGAGGCTCAGGAGCAATAG
- a CDS encoding CTP synthase: MARYIFITGGVVSSLGKGLMAASLAALLQARGYKVRIRKFDPYLNVDPGTMSPYQHGEVYVTDDGAETDLDLGHYERFTGVSARQSDNVTSGRVYQDIIARERRGDYLGATVQVIPHVTDEIKAFALAETDDLDFVLCEIGGTVGDIESLPFMEAIRQLRNELEPMQTVSVHVTLVPYIAAAKELKTKPTQHSVRELAALGIKPDILLCRSEHFIPEGERRKIAQFCNVRAESVIPALDAPSIYSVPLQYHREGLDSEVLRAFGITDAPEPELARWDDVTDRYFNPEGEVTIGVVGKYVGLQDAYKSLNEALVHGGMANRVKVNIRWIDAEVFENDHEDLAAELEPLHAILVPGGFGERGSEGKIASVRFARERKVPFLGICLGMQMACVEAARLAGIEQASSTEFGDTPEPVVGIITEWMTEEGIQTRESGGDLGGTMRLGAYDAELSPNSQVSAIYGGKTTISERHRHRYEVNGSYRDALERTGLVFSGMSPDGLLPEIVERPDHPWFVGVQFHPELKSRPFDPHPLFDGFISAAVDQSRLV, from the coding sequence ATGGCGCGGTACATATTTATAACCGGCGGCGTGGTCTCCTCGCTTGGCAAAGGTCTCATGGCAGCAAGCCTTGCAGCACTGCTGCAAGCACGCGGCTACAAAGTGCGGATTCGCAAATTCGATCCCTATCTAAACGTCGATCCAGGGACGATGAGCCCCTATCAGCATGGTGAAGTCTATGTGACCGATGATGGCGCAGAAACTGATCTTGATCTTGGGCATTATGAGCGGTTTACCGGCGTTTCAGCGCGGCAAAGCGACAATGTTACCAGCGGCCGTGTTTATCAGGATATTATCGCACGCGAACGTCGGGGCGACTATCTTGGTGCCACGGTACAGGTCATTCCGCACGTTACTGACGAGATTAAGGCGTTCGCGCTTGCTGAAACCGATGATCTCGATTTTGTCCTGTGCGAAATCGGCGGCACGGTCGGTGACATCGAATCGCTTCCGTTTATGGAGGCGATCCGCCAGCTGCGGAACGAGCTTGAGCCGATGCAGACGGTTAGCGTTCACGTGACTTTGGTCCCGTATATTGCGGCGGCGAAGGAACTGAAAACTAAGCCAACGCAGCACTCGGTTCGTGAACTCGCTGCGCTGGGTATTAAACCGGACATCCTGCTTTGTCGTAGTGAGCATTTCATTCCTGAAGGCGAACGCCGGAAAATCGCGCAATTCTGCAATGTGCGTGCAGAATCGGTCATTCCAGCGCTCGATGCGCCGTCGATCTACTCGGTGCCGCTGCAATACCATCGGGAAGGGCTCGATAGCGAAGTCCTAAGAGCGTTCGGGATTACCGATGCTCCTGAACCCGAATTGGCGCGGTGGGATGATGTAACCGACCGCTACTTCAACCCCGAAGGCGAAGTCACCATTGGCGTGGTTGGCAAATATGTCGGCCTGCAGGATGCTTACAAATCGCTCAATGAAGCGCTGGTTCATGGCGGGATGGCGAACCGGGTAAAGGTCAATATCCGCTGGATTGATGCTGAGGTTTTTGAAAACGACCATGAGGATTTGGCTGCAGAATTGGAGCCACTTCATGCGATTCTGGTCCCAGGCGGATTTGGCGAGCGCGGCTCCGAAGGCAAGATTGCAAGTGTGCGGTTCGCTCGGGAACGCAAGGTTCCCTTCCTTGGAATTTGTCTGGGTATGCAAATGGCCTGTGTCGAAGCTGCACGCCTTGCGGGGATCGAACAAGCGTCCTCGACCGAATTTGGCGATACGCCTGAGCCGGTTGTCGGCATCATTACTGAGTGGATGACCGAGGAGGGCATTCAAACTCGCGAAAGTGGTGGCGATTTGGGCGGAACAATGCGGCTTGGTGCTTATGATGCTGAATTGTCTCCAAATAGCCAAGTCAGCGCGATTTATGGCGGCAAGACGACGATTTCGGAACGGCATCGCCATCGGTACGAGGTTAATGGCTCCTATCGGGATGCTCTTGAGAGAACAGGGCTGGTTTTCTCTGGTATGTCGCCTGACGGACTGCTGCCGGAGATTGTCGAGCGCCCCGATCATCCTTGGTTTGTTGGTGTGCAGTTTCATCCAGAATTGAAATCGCGCCCGTTTGACCCGCATCC
- the secG gene encoding preprotein translocase subunit SecG, with amino-acid sequence MSLFIFLTVLQALVAAGLVVTILMQRSEGGGLGIGGSPNGMMSARGAADFLTRSTKWLAVSFVVLSIVLAAVAVETTGSNDISSTVDRSVPDGSDPLGGALGDQTAGATIEAPEPAPEAPSDDPLADVTN; translated from the coding sequence ATGTCACTTTTTATTTTTCTTACTGTCCTTCAGGCATTGGTCGCCGCAGGATTGGTTGTAACCATCCTTATGCAGCGATCCGAAGGCGGGGGCCTTGGAATCGGTGGAAGCCCCAATGGCATGATGAGCGCACGCGGTGCGGCAGATTTTCTTACTCGTTCAACCAAATGGCTCGCGGTCAGCTTCGTTGTCTTGTCGATTGTGCTGGCAGCTGTAGCGGTGGAAACCACAGGCTCGAACGATATTTCGTCCACAGTTGATCGCAGCGTTCCAGATGGTTCGGACCCGCTGGGCGGTGCCCTTGGTGACCAAACCGCTGGCGCAACCATCGAAGCTCCGGAACCAGCCCCTGAAGCGCCTTCTGACGATCCATTGGCAGACGTCACAAATTAA
- a CDS encoding peptidyl-prolyl cis-trans isomerase gives MIQFFRRFFQSKIGIVVSLAFLGLIAFAFAASDMSGNLTGSVSGDDRVAVVGDEKINTADLVTAANSALSNARQQDPTISMPTFLAQGGFEDVLDQLLERASIAEFGRKYGLRAGENLVNSQIIMIPAFRGADGNFSQEAYTQFLSQQGLTDKLIRSDIGSGLLAQQVLRPAEFGGRIPEKFALRYASLLKERRQGSIAVVPSSVFAPTTDPSDKQLKSFYDETRNNYIRPERRVIRYFTFGSEQLNAPQAPTNVEIAARFEENRAEYAPSERRTITQLIVPTRQAATAISDQVKAGGSLEAAANQAGLQTAKVGPIARSEYASQTSSAVAASAFAAKRGAIAVPAQSGLGFHIVRVDSIDKKEGRNLQQATPAIIASLTEEKRRQALSDLAARVEDQVDDGVALVDIGQELGVKLISTKPVTGAGLVYGTAQERVPELLGPTLQTAFQMDEGEPQLALAQGTDDFLVFEVTDIEPSTAAPMAEIKDALVAGWKLSEGSKLAKAAADRIMKRIAEGATITAAMRGEKKALPSADSINLSREQLATSGQQVPAPLALMFSMAQGSTKRLEAPQNAGWFVVRLDEIEAGTISKDDPLFIRAKLQLDQTVGQEYGEQLRSAIDQEMGVERNESAIEAVRKQLAGES, from the coding sequence ATGATTCAGTTCTTCCGCAGGTTTTTTCAGTCGAAAATTGGTATCGTTGTGTCGTTGGCTTTTCTCGGGCTAATCGCGTTTGCGTTTGCGGCATCGGATATGTCGGGCAATTTAACTGGCAGCGTTTCGGGCGACGACCGGGTAGCTGTAGTCGGCGACGAAAAGATCAATACTGCCGATCTGGTTACCGCAGCGAATAGTGCACTTAGCAATGCGCGACAGCAGGATCCGACAATATCGATGCCAACCTTTTTGGCTCAGGGCGGGTTCGAGGACGTGCTCGACCAGTTGTTAGAACGTGCATCCATTGCGGAGTTTGGCAGGAAATACGGTCTGAGAGCAGGCGAGAATTTGGTGAACAGCCAAATCATTATGATCCCTGCATTTAGGGGGGCCGACGGCAATTTCAGTCAGGAGGCCTACACACAGTTTCTTTCACAGCAGGGGCTAACTGACAAGCTGATCCGGTCCGATATAGGTAGCGGCTTGCTGGCCCAGCAAGTCTTGCGCCCTGCAGAATTTGGCGGGCGCATTCCTGAAAAGTTCGCTTTACGTTATGCGTCTTTGCTCAAAGAGCGAAGGCAGGGTTCGATCGCAGTTGTCCCTTCTTCTGTCTTCGCGCCAACTACGGACCCATCCGACAAACAACTTAAGTCGTTTTATGATGAAACACGGAACAATTATATTCGTCCTGAACGGCGTGTGATCCGCTACTTTACCTTTGGATCTGAACAATTAAATGCACCACAAGCTCCGACAAATGTAGAAATTGCCGCTCGGTTTGAGGAAAACCGCGCTGAATATGCGCCTAGCGAGCGTCGTACGATAACCCAGCTTATTGTTCCTACACGTCAGGCAGCAACTGCCATCAGCGACCAAGTCAAAGCTGGTGGTTCCCTCGAGGCAGCGGCCAATCAGGCTGGTCTTCAGACGGCCAAAGTTGGACCGATAGCGCGGTCAGAATATGCTTCGCAGACTTCATCTGCAGTTGCTGCCTCCGCATTCGCAGCGAAACGAGGTGCAATCGCCGTCCCTGCGCAGAGCGGCCTAGGCTTCCACATCGTGCGCGTTGATTCAATCGATAAGAAAGAAGGTCGTAATTTGCAGCAAGCGACCCCGGCAATCATTGCATCACTTACTGAAGAGAAGCGTCGGCAGGCGCTGTCCGACTTGGCAGCACGCGTCGAAGATCAGGTGGATGATGGCGTCGCACTGGTCGATATCGGACAGGAACTTGGCGTAAAATTGATATCAACAAAGCCAGTTACTGGCGCTGGCCTCGTTTACGGCACAGCGCAGGAACGCGTTCCTGAATTACTGGGCCCCACCCTTCAAACGGCTTTCCAAATGGATGAGGGCGAACCGCAGCTCGCCCTCGCACAAGGAACCGACGATTTTCTTGTATTCGAAGTGACTGATATTGAGCCGTCAACCGCAGCACCAATGGCTGAGATCAAAGACGCCTTGGTCGCTGGGTGGAAACTGTCCGAAGGTTCAAAGCTTGCAAAGGCTGCAGCCGACCGGATTATGAAACGCATTGCAGAAGGGGCCACAATTACAGCTGCGATGCGCGGCGAAAAAAAGGCCCTCCCATCAGCCGATTCGATCAATTTATCGCGTGAACAGCTCGCAACATCCGGCCAGCAAGTACCTGCGCCACTGGCGTTGATGTTCAGCATGGCCCAGGGCAGCACAAAGCGTCTTGAGGCCCCGCAGAACGCGGGCTGGTTTGTAGTTCGGTTGGACGAGATCGAAGCCGGTACAATCAGCAAAGATGATCCGCTGTTTATCCGCGCAAAGCTACAACTCGATCAGACCGTGGGACAAGAATATGGTGAGCAATTGCGCTCAGCGATTGATCAGGAAATGGGCGTAGAGCGGAATGAGTCGGCAATTGAAGCCGTGCGCAAGCAGCTCGCCGGCGAATCCTGA